The Gossypium arboreum isolate Shixiya-1 chromosome 6, ASM2569848v2, whole genome shotgun sequence DNA window TAAGAAAACTATATGAGTATGCAATTATATATCAGTTGCGCTTTTATCTTTTATAAATTGAGAATTAACATGTTTGGTGCTTGCTTCCTGAGCAAGAGAATACTCACGTCATATGTTACAGATCTTCATAAATAGCTCAATCTCTATTTTTGTTTGTTCATTACATTATTTTGCATGAGCAAAAGTAGTCCATTGTTGTGATGAAATTTGATGCTGAACTGCAATAATGTTGCATTTTGATTTTGCAGTTGAGGACATGTGTCAACGATATCCTAGTGCCACTGAAGTGAATCTGAGTGGAACTCCAATTATCCACCTTCTTGTTATGAAAGCTGTCTATTCGTTACGGTAATATTTTGTCACTATATTTTATGTTCTCTAATAAAATGAATTTTGCATAGCCTCCtgttaatttgaataaattttcCAATTGGCAGAAATCTGGAGGCTTTAACATTGGGAAAAGGCCAACTAGGTGATGCTTTTTTCCATGCGTTGACCGAGTGTAGTATGTTGAGGAGTTTGGATGTGAATGATGCTATTCTTGATGATGGTGTTCAAGAGGTACTTATTAACCATGATCGATTATGTGATCTGAAATTAACTAAATGCCGTGTGATGCGTATATCCATCAGGTGAAACAAAGTCTTGATTTGATTTTAAAGTATATTGTGATGTCAATCTGGTCATTCTCTATGCTGACATCTGATCTTTTGCAGGTGCCCACTACTAAAAAGTTTGTCTTTGAAACGCAGTAATATGGCACAGGCAGCCCTTAATTGTCCTCTTTTAAATCTGCTTGATATAAGTGCTTGCCACAAACTTACAGATGTAGCAATCCGTTTGGTAGTGACCTCTTGCCCCCAATTAGAGTCTTTAGACATGTTAAATTGTTCTTGTGTTAGCGATGAACCATTGCGGGAAATAGCTCTCACTTGCTCTAATCCTCATGTTCTGAATTCGTCATATTGTCCTAACATATCACTTGAGGTCTGTTTTTGCAAATGGTTAATTTAGATCTAATTGGTGTTGCTTTTTGGGTTTATTTTGATGCATTTACTTGTTTGTGAAGTCTGTAAGACTACCGATGTTGAAGGTTCTTAAGCTTGACAACTGCGAGGGTATCACTTTGGCTTCAATGGCTGCAATAGCTTATAGTTATATGTTGGAGGTTTGAATCTTTTTTCTCGTGTATATATAAATTGTCAGATGCCTTTGCTATCTCTATTAAAGATTTCTAGCCATCCGTACTGATTCTTCTCTCTGTTGCAGGAGTTGGAGCTTGATAATTGCCACATGTTGACATCAGTGTCATTGGATCTTCCTCGTTTGCAGAAAATTCGACTGGTTCATTGTCGAAAGTATATGGCTATTCTATTGACTTCCCTTCTTATTTCcaatcttcttctttttcttttataataatatataatttcttCCATGCAGATTTGCTGActtgaattttcaaagttccacGCTGTCATCCATAACAGTGTCCAATTGTGTCGCACTCCGTTGCATTAGCATCAGTTCAAATGCACTTCAAGTATTTTCTCAATGCACAATTTGGTTTCTATTTCTACTGTCTTTGTTGTTGATAAGAGTTTGAATTATAGTGTTGTACATGAAAATGCAGAAATTAGCACTGAAGACGGAAAATTTGACAATATTGGCACTGCGGTGTCAAGGCTTGCAAGATGTAGACCTCACAGATTGTGCATCTTTGACAAATTCTATTTGCAATGTCTTTAGTGATGGTGGTGGATGCCCTATGTTAAAATCATTGGTTCTGGATAATTGTGAGGTTTGTGAATAGGTTTTTCCTGTGTAGTGAGTCTTCTCTCAGTTCTCATTTATGCGCATGGATGAGGGCCTTACTATAGGAACATGCAAAGATATGGTGATAAATGAGACATAAGATGTTATATACACATTCAATGACTGGGTGATAAAAAAGGCATGAGATGATAGAGATCTGTAAGATGGTTTCATCTCAGCCCTTTGGTCACTTAAATTGGCATCTTGGTGCCTGCATTGTTGTGAGTCGTTTTCTTATGCCTTCTGAAAAaaattctttgtttttttttgttttggctAGAGCTTGACAGCATTGCAGTTCTCCAGTACATCTTTAGTCAGTCTTTCGCTGGTTGGTTGTCGTGATATTTCTACTCTTGATCTTGCATGTCCTTGTCTTGAGAGGATTTTCTTAGATGGTTGTGATCATCTGGAAAGAGCATCATTTTGTCCTGTAAGCTTAGACCGACTCTTAAACTTTATATGAAATTCATTTGCTGTGTTAACAACTATTTGGTGCATGCAATTTCTTGCTCTTAGGAAAAATATAATGCCTGAAAATTTCCCTCATTTTAGGTGGCTCTCCGGTCACTTAATCTTGGAATATGCCCCTAATTGAACACCCTCAGAATCAATGCTCCAGATCTGGTGTCACTTGAGCTCAAAGGATGTGGTGTCTTATCTGACGCAACCATAAACTGTCCTCTACTAAAATCTTGGATGCTTCCTTTTGCAGGTCTGTTTTTCTAACTTTTGATGATGCTTTACTTTGTTCTGTGGCTGATGCTTCTATTCAAATTTACATGCAGCCAGCTTAAGGATGATTGCTTATCTGCAACAACTGCTTCCTGCTCTCTGATCAAGTCATTAATATTGATGTCTTCCCCGTCTATTGGTTCTGACGGTCTTTACTCTCTGTGCTGGCTTCCAAATTTAACAACACTTGATTTTTCGTATACCTTTTTGATAAATTTGCAGCCAGTTTTTGACACTTGTTTTCATCTTAAGGTAACTTGGAAATCCTTGATATGTAAGCATGAATTGATGAGACATATGTAAGCATGAATTGATGAGACATACATGGCATGTCGGTGTTGTTTGACAGTCAGTAGATCATATTATACCTACCTGTTGAACGCATGAATGTTGCATTGGTTTGTACTCTTGttgaatttgtgttttgataaaAAAATGCTAATACCATTTTAGTCACTTCTGTGGAGAATTTTTCTCTAATGACATTCATTGTTTTGCTTAATCTTCTACCATTAAAGCAAGTTTAAGTAAATTCTCACATTCTGGTAAATTGTCTGGTTTAAGCTTTCTATGCTTTGGATGGTCCATGTTTTCCATATTTCCTGCCCATGTTGTTTTTCTcacttttcattctctcttttaGGTGCTAAAGTTGCAAGCTTGCAAATATCTCTCTGACTCATCATTGGAACCTCTTTACAAGGAAGGTGCTTTGCGAGAACTCCAGGATTTGGATTTGTCATATGGTACCCTCTGCCAATCTGCCATAGAGGAGCTTCTTGCATATTGCACACACCTTACTCATTTGAGCTTGAATGGATGTATAAATATGCATGACTTGAATTGGGGTTCTGTTGATAGCCGATTCGAGTTTCTTAGTGTACATAATGGATCTACTATGTTTTATTTTGAGAACATCAATGAGCCAGTCAAGCAAGGGAACCGTTTACTGCAGAACCTGAACTGCGTAGGTTGTCCTAATATTAGGGAAGTGGTCATCCCACCAGCAGCACGTTGTTTCCACATGTCATCCCTAAATCTTTCTTTGTCAACCAATTTAAAGGAAGTTAATCTTGTTTGTTTCAGTTTGTCCTTTCTTAATCTAAGGTATGTATGCATCTTTTTTGCTTAtggtttctatttattttatctgGTACTCCTAAATTTTTCCGTCCATATCTGAATACAGCAATTGTTGCTCTTTGGAAGTTTTGAAGCTAAGGTGTCCTAGACTGACTAGTCTCTTTCTTCAGGTATGCACCCTCATTTCTCAGTCTTTGAAACCACAGATTTTTAATGTTTTAGGTCCATTTTTCCCCCCTGTTCCGGTTATTTTCTACTAGGAATGTACTTAAAGATGCTTAGTTTTTACTAAATAGGCTTCTGTGAGAGATCTCTTTTTGTTGAAGGCTGACATGCATGAGTAGCTCCATTGATTTTACCTGATGAAATATCATGCGAAACTTGCCTATTTTAACTTTGATGTAAACAATACCAATTTTGTTGACTCTGAAAACTGTCTTTTTTTTCTGTAGAGTATTTGCGTTCTGCCCCTAAATCCTCTTCCAGATTCCTGTTTCCTTCGTGCCAAGTCTTTCTGATTTCTTTTGTCATAGACAATCATACAAGTGATGCTTTATATCCGTCCTTGTAATTAATGTACGGACATGAATTTCTTACCCCcgtcttttttattcttttttgcaTACTGGTCATTTTAGTCTTGCAACATTGAGGAAGAAGCAGTTGAAAGTGCTATATCACAGTGTAGCATGCTGGAGACTCTGGATGTTCGCTTTTGTCCGAAGGTGAGCATTATTTTTGTTTTCCCTCCTTTCTTTCTCGCATCTCATAAAGTGCGTAGCTTTCTTTTCTGGTGCACGGCTTATCATCCCCTATATTTCAATCTCTAGATTTTACTTGagaaaaagaataaagaaagaaACATAATCCAGTTCATTGATGTTTGAAATGCGGTGACTGATAGATTTGCTCAACGAGCATGGGGAGGTTACGTGCAGTTTGTCCCAGTTTGAAGCGTATTTTTAGTAGCTTGTCACCTGCATGATGTGAATGTGATGAAAGAAGTTTTATTTCCCTTGGCAAGTGGATATCACCTCAAGTTATTGGCAGCAACAACGGCATGGTATTTTCTCATAATCCTCACACTGTATGTAAAATGCTCACTCATTATCGCCCCCCAGTTTCTTttggatatttatatatatgtatgtatgcgtGTATATGCATATGCATATGCCTATGTTTATCTTATTGGTTGTTTTTGTATTGACAGAAGGAATTACAACGGGGGAAGGTTGGGAGCTGTCCCCACGGAATTCCTAAACTACATTGGGTTTGTAACAAGTTGTTGAGTAAAGTTTTGCTCCCCCCACAACAAAAGGAGTTAATTAACTTCGTTATTTTTTATTGTGTTATTTAACATAAAAGAAGGCAAAATAGTAGGCTATGACTTGGCTCTGAAGCAACTGCAAAAAATGGCAGTATCATTATTGCTTGGGTCAACAAGAATAATAATTTAACGTACAGAGAGTTAAGTAGAGACCCAACCGATGGCATTTTATCCACAGGAAAACTGAAAACGGTCTTATCCGTCAGTATATGCGTtttaaaattcacaaatttaagcTCGTAATTTTCATTAACGCTGACATTAGATTTTGCGGTTATTAATGCCTAAATATTTATATTACTCCTAGGAATTTTATCAaaatatgtgtttaaaaatattgtataatacatatttattaagcattaaataaaaataaaatacatatgcgttaagtattaaattaaattaaaattaaaaattagtttaaattGAGAGTTAaaaagtttaaataattatattaaattaaaaatactaaaatatacatggtatgataatttttacattGATAATTGAGTTGATAATTTTATAAGTATTGATGGTATGGGTTTaagtattaatatttttaatttttattagttttttaaacaagaaaaaaatactcttgtaattatataatttatttaaaatattagaagttattttagtaattttcttgAGTGACTGTGAATGACTATGAAGTTGATCTGTGACATCAATTTAATcacatatttaaatattaaacaacatttaaaatcaaattaatctaaatgaaaataaaatatttttaaaaagtataaaattatgtgaaattacacatttaaaataaaacatataataaataaagaaatgtATAGTTTGAAACTAACTAATAATAGCACAcggaatatgtatgatattaaaatgaaaaaaagaataaattaaattatgaggAAATGAATTTTAAACACGTAAATACATCATATTAAgaataaataacatacaataaataaagAAACCTAtggtttgaaattaattaataataacaaatgaaatatgtatgatattaaaatgaaaaagaataaattaaattgtgagcgacatgaattttaaatatataaatatatcttattaaaaatactaaatgTGCTACAATTGCTTATTGTGTTGTTATGTCAATCTTGAGTTGGTGTcgagttgataaagtgtgcataTGAAGATAATAATAtgtaaaatgatttaaaataaaacattagatgattgataaatttaatattttactaatGCAATTAGCTTGATTTCAACCTCACCATATGCATATCATATCATTTATTGTTTTTAGATAAAAGATTTAAGTATTCGTGactaatataacttattttaatatgaaatgacattttagtaatttttctagTCGAGTTGGTGGTTGGTTGATTCGTGCCACCAatttatttatgtgtttaaataaTAGTGTAGATATTTATTTAGAATTGACATGAAAATTAGATATTATGTTTGTTGAAATGGTAAAATTGGGAGTGTTTGTTTGTTGCCTTGGGTTCAAACTGGCATTATAAGCATGTATTTTTTAGTTtggattttatataaaaatatttttaaattaatatttattattttgataaaataatgatttttattaatttaacaattgaattgaattgagacCCAATTATGAGTAACACTAATTCAAGTACAcacttaaataataaaatgatgatacatgtCCGAATAATAGCTAGAATAAAATTAATGCAAAGTGCAAatcaaattgaaaatagaaatatATCCAAATTTAGATTAGAATTAGGATATAAACTCCATATAAATTTGAAAGATAAGGCTAATTTTTAAATATACGTTGAAAACAAACCTTATCTCGAgtatatgtgtttttttttttaatttagcgaTCTATATTGTTTTTGGAAGAGAAAGGAAAACACGTCCTACATggtgtgttttcattgaaaataagCAACTCATCTTTTTTGGTTAGATGATTAAATATTAGTATTTTTGTTCTTGAGTCCCGGTTCGATTTCTTTCCTACtcacatttgtatttttatttcatgttgttttaagcttttttaattaatattttgacaTATTAACTCTTTTTGGTTAGATGGTTAGATAATTGTGATTTCATCCCAGGTCCTAAGTTTGAttccttttataaatattttaatatgtatttttcatTTCATGTTATTTCaagctttttttatttttaattaaaatttataattaataaatatattgttttgttataaaataaagagagaaggaaagaataaaaataaaataaaaagagatggaaagaataaagaataaagaaaatatgaaagcaatagagaatgtactttattgatcaaaagggatGATTTATTATGCTTCATCAGAGTctttatttataggcataagaagtagagatctaaattctaataactattagaatttaaagtacattaaaactttatcttaatcatgatggacatccacttaataagatattcataacactcctcTTTAGATGTCCATTGATAGATAATATGTCTCGTTAAAACCTTAATAGGAAAAaccctgtgggataaaaacctaatgaagtaaaaagagtacacaatctataatacgcataatatgttgcctcattaaaaaccttaccaagAAAACCCAATAGGACAAAACTTTGGTTAAGGGAAAAATAGTACAACGTgtatttactccccctcatgaaaacatcacatactttctcatattctatgtattcaatcttgaatactagtttttcaaatgactatttaaatgcattgctaagcatttatatcaccattcttttaaaagtcatgagtgagaaaaatttggagaaatatattttgatcccttcaggagattcaacaataatcataacaaactttagtcataattcttttataaaaatacaaataggtattttggatcattttataatcctccttcaactactattcactaagtcaaatttaccacatatattcaaattatttcaatccatataaatgaacaatttcttgagaatttcaatatgcttctagcatcctaaatccttcaaggattttactATAAACCTaactatatagtgattcataaaaagttgtaacaataaccattagacgcaagttaaatcttttatgaattgtcaatttaataatatatctaaaggttattgcatcctccacaaaagaatattatatctttttatAATCAATGCTAGAACTTAgcgaaaaacttcatatttttattccgctTTTGCAGAACTACTTCAATTGAACCCTCacggctttatacctttagatatttggactacggtccaaaaactccacaaatttaattgtacttgagttacatctttctattttgatcaatttaatccatatttatatttctcaatagatttatttaaaTTCCTCCTTTTatctcattatttcaataataatattgcatgcaaaatcattgtcgaccacttttattattcgattccacattttctcgaattgacataacttatcgagatctcttattttcattattttaaaattcagtttcagGTGCCTAAATCTCTTttgaagttttacttattagttatatcTTGGGTCTCTTTTGGAGCACacgccttgtaacacccctcgcccgtatccctcgccggaacagggttcgaggtgttacccaacttaaactcaatcaatcacacaaaaaccgtgccgaaaaatttaaacatcactagccaacataggcctatttacatggccaaaacactttatcaatacaagccaccacctttggctaaattataatatcatatactcaacattaaaaccctatacatgccatagactcgaaatactaagatttacttataccaatagcgtgagctcgacagtgtgataatatctccagcgaactccaacccgagcaagtgaCTGGAGCCAACAATCTATTAAACAGAGAacataacaaacggagtaagctttcataagcttagtaagttttaagcagtgcaaACAATTAaatgcaattatacttcgattattcaatttctcaacagGCCATTTTCTACGTATattaccatttggccgaatatacacaagcacataatgcacattcaaCATTCTTATAAcatttaatctgaattcatataacataaataaatcaaaatactttcacaccttgaccgaatgtatcatggtcatagatatagttataacatttattcacatatgtatcacattatacactcgTGATTCCATTCAAAtcgaactcacatatgagtacataatgcgtacttggcccacttaacgtattgaatgtattcatttgtcaaactAATACGAGGTGCCTTGACCTTAGACTTttattcattcaccggcattttgcctactaggctcgaggcccgatatcatttcaccggcattatagcatGCTAGGCTCGAAAGGCCCGAATAATGTCTCACCGGCATAATAgtctgctaggctcaaaggcccgaatataataccagtactaggcctgcgggatttaacccggatatgaTACTagtacgaagcctgcgggatttaacccggatacaataccagcacgaagcctgcgagatttaaccctgatataataccagcacgaagcctgcgggatttaacccgaatatcatatttcgataaacaattcacatgttctttcccactttcataacttatacttcaatcatgtataattgaaacacatatctatgaacaaagattttcatcctttcaaccacatagggtttaatttcacattggaatacatatcttagtacatcagttaatagtatcaaattcgactagatatgctagtcatATACGGCTCATAACTTAAATTTAATgttcattcaacacaaagaacatatgtatattttcattgaagcatcatctcaatacaatacatcttgctcactgattcgcacgcaaccattcaaattagcaattataagatggttccgcacatagcccatccttattgataatttacgatggttttacccttactcacctaaatgacataggcattttcacctatgcttctcaattcacattcatgattcaattccaatcggtttaacatgcataagtacatatcgcatacctgaccaacttaatgtattgaacgatatctattgtcgatttaacacaaggtctcatagttgaacataaacatgaaaccatttcttatatgttcgattcacatcaatcatcaaattcatttaattcacatgaacttaattaggttgttcgtacctgaataatttactttacggaacgaatccacatatcgtaatATCTCTatcagcacatatacggcatagtttattcattgtaacactcatttagtgcatcaaatttccaaatccaattcaacttaagcataatagccataatcagcttatagccttaaatcattacatattcgacacattaactaaataaaatttacattctctttgccatattaatttaactcttaggcatataaaaaggaatcaaacttaaacacttaagaacttacctcgaatgttgccgaacgattacaatggctattcgattactttctcttttcccttatctgaatttgcccctctatgctcttgagcttaaattcaacaattttaaacttagtcattattcgactattcaagcatcactttcaaaatatattatatatatatatttgaattccACACCTAtagatcagagtaagcttataagaaatcaataagcaactcattaacaaatttttgtcaatgtttaccacataatcaaaatttcactgtaagttgtcttcctgagcaacagtcactaaatcatttataactagagttaCGAAAccccaaatcaatttccgttaatttttcctgaaaatagactcatatatcttccatccataaaattttcagaatttttggtttggccaatcaataccatatttttcttaaagtttcccttatttcactgtttgactaatctgaccactcttcactacgaatcgaatttctcattgtacagaattcaaaatatgttctcatttatttcatttgaaactagactcattaaggagtctaatcatataaacttcatcttatgaatttttttttacaatttataatgattttataaaaatagaacagaggatctagaagtcattttgaccctaTCCCActtcacttcaaatatctcattatcggcaattcttttgcttacacggtttcctttataagaaactatactcattaagatttaattaaataatttattatgcttctaactcatctcccaaaatttatggtgattttccgaaatcacgttactgctgctgtcccaagcagatttattaccaaatcactctttcacacataccttgcatgcatgttatttaaacatgcatatcacaaatcaatcatcacatacctatgatttcacttaagcataatatctatctcatcattttaaagcacaaacattactcaatattatccaagttcacattcagccataatacacacaacatgttagccgattttcccccttagcatctaaggcacatgcatgctcatttgcttggctcagcttcacctatcttccatttttcatcaaaagaacatgaaacaacaaccatttccctcatttcaattcatgaccgaatgctcacaacacaaccaaaaaatcaaaatatgctttatgagttaaggtagaatcaagaagaactcatgaacatcaagataaaagcaaactaccatgaacttaccttgcacCTTCTTCCCCCTAGTGACCGAATTtgtcaagagctttctcctctcttgctctcctattttcggctatgatgaacaaaggtggacaaaactttgtccttcacttccttttgttattttattactctttatttatgacataaaatgacacatatcaattagtaccataacttcatgtcttaatttattattattaagtgcacatgttgtctaccaccaATATGATGgtcggccactacacataaaatgggaggtttgacatgcaaatccttctattttgctctacaaattatttggccactacaaattagcctatagcattttcagaaattttcacataagtcttatttcataatttcactcacaattgacaaaatcaaagcatgaaattttcacacatgcactttcacatgaaacaaacacaaaatataacatctaattatttttgtgacttggttttgtgatcccgaaaccactttttgactagggccaaattagggctgtcacacgcctccactatatgaccatctagaagaatttttCATCTTTGGAACCGATCAATCTATATAAATGCTTATCAAATACATCTAatagttaacttgtaatgagttatccttat harbors:
- the LOC108465444 gene encoding LOW QUALITY PROTEIN: F-box/LRR-repeat protein 15-like (The sequence of the model RefSeq protein was modified relative to this genomic sequence to represent the inferred CDS: inserted 1 base in 1 codon; substituted 1 base at 1 genomic stop codon); amino-acid sequence: MLNSGSDGHRFDGNGGKDEENEGDLRAEDSEIRMDLTDDLLHMVFSFLDHRNLCNSAMVCRQWRSASAHEDFWRCLNFENRSRSLEKFEDMCQRYPSATEVNLSGTPIIHLLVMKAVYSLRNLEALTLGKGQLGDAFFHALTECSMLRSLDVNDAILDDGVQEVLINHDRLCDLKLTKCRVMRISIRCPLLKSLSLKRSNMAQAALNCPLLNLLDISACHKLTDVAIRLVVTSCPQLESLDMLNCSCVSDEPLREIALTCSNPHVLNSSYCPNISLESVRLPMLKVLKLDNCEGITLASMAAIAYSYMLEELELDNCHMLTSVSLDLPRLQKIRLVHCRKFADLNFQSSTLSSITVSNCVALRCISISSNALQKLALKTENLTILALRCQGLQDVDLTDCASLTNSICNVFSDGGGCPMLKSLVLDNCESLTALQFSSTSLVSLSLVGCRDISTLDLACPCLERIFLDGCDHLERASFCPVALRSLNLGICPXLNTLRINAPDLVSLELKGCGVLSDATINCPLLKXLDASFCSQLKDDCLSATTASCSLIKSLILMSSPSIGSDGLYSLCWLPNLTTLDFSYTFLINLQPVFDTCFHLKVLKLQACKYLSDSSLEPLYKEGALRELQDLDLSYGTLCQSAIEELLAYCTHLTHLSLNGCINMHDLNWGSVDSRFEFLSVHNGSTMFYFENINEPVKQGNRLLQNLNCVGCPNIREVVIPPAARCFHMSSLNLSLSTNLKEVNLVCFSLSFLNLSNCCSLEVLKLRCPRLTSLFLQSCNIEEEAVESAISQCSMLETLDVRFCPKICSTSMGRLRAVCPSLKRIFSSLSPA